The Iamia majanohamensis genome window below encodes:
- a CDS encoding IS5 family transposase: MMRALDPEVSDAVFVTLEALLPAPPTHRIGGGRPRVPDRLIFRGLLQRIVTGAAWETIEFLLDHQVSDTTLRARRDEWVHAGVFDRLAAQARAAYDTIIGLDTGHVVIDGSNHLAPCGGPGTGVGPGQKGRLGWKWCTGVDAAGIPLAWTIDGANRNDYKMLGPTLDAIAADPNHLKIGTLHLDRGFGYASLPDRLAGYDITAVDVIPRNHPGQGRTPLVGFGHRWVVERTNSWLSNFGQLRRNTDRRTEHRHAALCLATTLLITAKLIDHRNHHTRPIR; this comes from the coding sequence ATGATGCGCGCGCTCGATCCCGAAGTCAGCGATGCGGTCTTCGTCACCCTCGAAGCCCTGCTGCCGGCGCCTCCCACGCACCGCATCGGAGGTGGACGACCAAGGGTCCCTGACCGGCTCATCTTCCGTGGTCTGCTGCAACGGATCGTCACCGGGGCCGCCTGGGAGACCATCGAGTTCCTGCTGGACCACCAGGTCTCTGACACCACCCTTCGAGCTCGCCGCGACGAATGGGTGCACGCCGGAGTCTTTGACCGGCTCGCCGCACAAGCCCGCGCCGCCTACGACACGATCATCGGTCTCGACACCGGCCACGTCGTCATCGACGGCAGCAACCACCTCGCTCCCTGCGGCGGCCCCGGCACCGGTGTCGGCCCAGGTCAGAAGGGCCGCCTCGGCTGGAAGTGGTGCACCGGCGTCGACGCCGCAGGCATCCCGCTGGCCTGGACCATCGACGGCGCGAACCGCAACGACTACAAGATGCTCGGCCCCACCCTGGACGCCATCGCCGCCGATCCGAACCACCTCAAGATCGGCACCCTGCACCTCGACCGAGGCTTCGGCTACGCCTCACTGCCCGACCGCCTCGCCGGCTACGACATCACCGCAGTCGACGTGATCCCCCGCAACCACCCCGGCCAAGGCCGGACCCCACTGGTCGGCTTCGGACACCGCTGGGTCGTCGAGCGGACCAACTCCTGGCTGTCGAACTTCGGACAGCTCCGCCGCAACACCGACCGACGCACCGAGCACCGTCACGCCGCCCTCTGCCTCGCCACCACCCTGCTCATCACCGCCAAGCTCATCGACCACCGCAACCACCACACCCGACCAATCCGCTGA
- a CDS encoding HIT family protein, translating to MTPAACAFCAIVAGEAEAAVVLDDEVAVGFLDTRPLFPGHTLVVPRTHHETLVDLPPEDVGPLFQRARRVAAAVVEILGAQGSFVALNNTVSQSVPHLHVHVVPRTKGDGLRGFFWPRTSYAEGEADEVAARLRTALEAPGS from the coding sequence ATGACCCCGGCCGCCTGCGCCTTCTGCGCCATCGTGGCCGGCGAGGCCGAGGCCGCGGTGGTGCTCGACGACGAGGTCGCCGTGGGCTTCCTCGACACCCGGCCGCTGTTCCCGGGCCACACCCTCGTCGTGCCCCGCACGCACCACGAGACCCTCGTCGACCTCCCGCCGGAGGACGTGGGCCCCCTCTTCCAGCGGGCCCGGCGGGTGGCCGCCGCGGTCGTCGAGATCCTCGGGGCCCAGGGCTCGTTCGTCGCCCTCAACAACACCGTCAGCCAGAGCGTGCCCCACCTCCACGTCCACGTCGTCCCCCGCACCAAGGGTGACGGCCTCCGGGGGTTCTTCTGGCCCCGCACGTCCTACGCCGAGGGCGAGGCCGACGAGGTCGCCGCCCGCCTCCGCACCGCGCTGGAGGCCCCCGGCAGCTGA
- a CDS encoding CaiB/BaiF CoA transferase family protein → MLLGDVIDPDALAHGKPLDGVRILALEQMQALPWATQLLARLGADVVKVEAIGTGDQGRGSLPAMTDPEGRRVGATFLRTNLGKRSTCIDLRSERGRQLVLDMAPQFDVVAENFRTGALARLGLAYDDVAAVHPAVVYLSVSGFGHSGSPYGDMPAFAPVVEAMSGIYEMKREGDEPPLVAPVGALGDIGTALFGVIGVLAGLRQRDRTGRGTHVDVAMLDAMVAMTDIVTNFWSMGLRGGELGPLLMHGFRASDGWFIVQVGREHQFARLVEEVGHPEWADDPRFATRQGWLDHLEDVLRPAIEGWAADKTSLEASRALGAVGVAAGPCLSDEQVVADPHVAARDMLVEVPRTDDVDQPVLVPGNPVKMSGVAQGPETRVPWLGEHTDEVLAAELGLDAEALAALRADGVIG, encoded by the coding sequence ATGCTGCTCGGAGACGTGATCGACCCCGACGCCCTGGCCCACGGCAAGCCCCTGGACGGCGTCCGCATCCTCGCCCTGGAGCAGATGCAGGCCCTCCCCTGGGCCACCCAGCTCCTGGCCCGCCTCGGCGCGGACGTGGTGAAGGTGGAGGCCATCGGCACCGGCGACCAGGGCCGGGGGTCCCTGCCGGCGATGACCGACCCCGAGGGCCGCCGGGTCGGCGCCACCTTCCTCCGCACCAACCTGGGCAAGCGCAGCACCTGCATCGACCTCCGCTCGGAGCGCGGCCGCCAGCTGGTGCTCGACATGGCCCCGCAGTTCGACGTGGTGGCCGAGAACTTCCGCACCGGCGCCCTGGCCCGCCTGGGCCTGGCCTACGACGACGTGGCCGCCGTCCACCCGGCCGTCGTCTACCTCTCGGTCAGCGGCTTCGGCCACTCGGGCTCGCCCTACGGCGACATGCCCGCCTTCGCCCCCGTCGTCGAGGCCATGTCGGGCATCTACGAGATGAAGCGGGAGGGCGACGAGCCGCCGCTCGTGGCCCCCGTGGGCGCCCTCGGCGACATCGGCACCGCCCTCTTCGGCGTCATCGGCGTGCTGGCCGGGCTGCGCCAGCGGGACCGCACCGGACGGGGCACCCACGTCGACGTGGCCATGCTCGACGCCATGGTCGCCATGACCGACATCGTCACCAACTTCTGGTCCATGGGGCTCCGCGGCGGCGAGCTCGGGCCGCTGCTGATGCACGGGTTCAGGGCCTCCGACGGGTGGTTCATCGTCCAGGTCGGCCGCGAGCACCAGTTCGCCCGGCTGGTGGAGGAGGTGGGCCACCCGGAGTGGGCCGACGACCCCCGCTTCGCCACCCGCCAGGGCTGGCTCGACCACCTCGAGGACGTGCTCCGCCCCGCCATCGAGGGCTGGGCCGCGGACAAGACCTCGCTCGAGGCCAGCCGGGCCCTCGGCGCCGTCGGCGTCGCCGCCGGCCCCTGCCTCTCCGACGAGCAGGTGGTGGCCGACCCCCACGTGGCCGCCCGGGACATGCTCGTCGAGGTGCCCCGCACCGACGACGTCGACCAGCCCGTCCTCGTCCCCGGCAACCCCGTGAAGATGAGCGGCGTGGCCCAGGGCCCCGAGACCCGCGTGCCCTGGCTGGGCGAGCACACCGACGAGGTCCTGGCCGCCGAGCTGGGCCTCGACGCAGAGGCCCTCGCCGCCCTCCGCGCCGACGGGGTCATCGGCTAG
- a CDS encoding PhoH family protein: MVVGARPTDCPVRRSHGPTVRLVGRPHPTSHHRPGAPVPDTSTSPRLRTHVLDTSVLLADPGCLARFDEHEVVLPVVVLTELEGKRHHPELGWAAREALRVLERLRVEHGSLTAALPVNAAGGTLRVELNHQDTRGLPPALTSDNNDHRILAVAHNLAAEGGDVVVVTKDLPLRLKASIVGLDADEYRNEQARDTGWTGFVELEADSAAIDELFEERTVDLEDARHLPCHTGVVLHNGSQSALARVHPDKRLHLVNGERSLFDVRGRSAEQKVAIDLLADPEVGIVSLGGRAGTGKSVLALAAGLESVLEQSTHSRVMVFRPLYAVGGQELGFLPGDREEKMGPWGAAVIDALQALAGREVVEEVLARDLLEVLPLTHIRGRSLTDAFVVIDEAQNLERGVLLTALSRLGEGSRVVLTHDVGQRDNLRVGRHDGIASVIEALTGHPLFGHVTLSRAERSPVAALVTSVLEGVPD; the protein is encoded by the coding sequence ATGGTCGTCGGTGCTCGCCCGACCGACTGCCCCGTCCGCCGCTCGCACGGCCCGACGGTGCGGCTCGTCGGCCGGCCGCACCCCACCAGCCACCACCGACCGGGAGCACCCGTGCCCGACACCTCGACCTCTCCGCGCCTCCGCACCCACGTGCTCGACACCTCCGTCCTGCTCGCCGACCCGGGCTGCCTGGCCCGCTTCGACGAGCACGAGGTGGTCCTGCCCGTGGTCGTGCTCACCGAGCTGGAGGGCAAGCGCCACCACCCCGAGCTCGGGTGGGCGGCCCGCGAGGCCCTCCGGGTGCTGGAGCGCCTGCGGGTCGAGCACGGGTCGCTGACCGCGGCCCTGCCGGTCAACGCAGCCGGGGGGACCCTCCGGGTCGAGCTCAACCACCAGGACACCCGGGGCCTTCCCCCGGCGCTCACCTCCGACAACAACGACCACCGGATCCTGGCGGTGGCCCACAACTTGGCCGCCGAGGGCGGCGACGTGGTGGTCGTCACCAAGGACCTGCCCCTGCGCCTGAAGGCGAGCATCGTGGGCCTCGACGCCGACGAGTACCGCAACGAGCAGGCGCGCGACACGGGGTGGACCGGCTTCGTCGAGCTCGAGGCCGACAGCGCGGCCATCGACGAGCTCTTCGAGGAGCGCACCGTCGACCTCGAGGACGCCCGCCACCTCCCGTGCCACACCGGCGTGGTGCTCCACAACGGGTCGCAGTCCGCCCTGGCCCGGGTCCACCCGGACAAGCGCCTCCACCTGGTGAACGGCGAGCGCAGCCTGTTCGACGTCCGGGGACGCAGCGCCGAGCAGAAGGTGGCCATCGACCTGCTCGCCGACCCCGAGGTCGGCATCGTCAGCCTCGGGGGCCGGGCGGGCACGGGCAAGAGCGTCCTCGCCCTCGCCGCCGGCCTGGAGTCCGTCCTCGAGCAGAGCACCCACTCGCGGGTGATGGTGTTCCGCCCCCTCTACGCCGTGGGCGGCCAGGAGCTGGGCTTCCTCCCCGGCGACCGCGAGGAGAAGATGGGCCCCTGGGGCGCGGCGGTCATCGACGCCCTCCAGGCCCTCGCCGGGCGCGAGGTGGTGGAGGAGGTGCTGGCCCGCGACCTGCTGGAGGTGCTGCCCCTCACCCACATCCGGGGCCGCAGCCTGACCGACGCCTTCGTGGTGATCGACGAGGCCCAGAACCTGGAGCGGGGCGTGCTGCTCACGGCGCTGTCCCGGCTGGGCGAGGGCAGCCGGGTGGTGCTCACCCACGACGTGGGCCAGCGCGACAACCTGCGGGTCGGCCGCCACGACGGGATCGCCTCGGTGATCGAGGCGCTGACCGGCCACCCCCTCTTCGGCCACGTCACGCTGTCACGGGCCGAGCGCAGCCCGGTCGCCGCCCTCGTCACCAGCGTCCTCGAGGGCGTCCCGGACTGA
- a CDS encoding aminotransferase class V-fold PLP-dependent enzyme has protein sequence MPPADDARSLFSLPRDVAYLDTCYMGPLPSASVEAGWMALDRKAHPWTVVGDDFFVPGETYRGLLADLLGLDADGVAITPSVSFGLSTFAALLPLAEGEVVVVPADEFPSNLNPWTVAADRAGATVVRVPRPADGDITASLEQAVADHGDRVALVASPPCHWTDGTPIDLVRVGAAARSVGAALAVDVCQSLGGVPFDGAAVRPDVVAGATYKWLLGPYSMGFAWFAPRWREGEPLDHGWSGRAGAEDFAALTQPSEGYRPGARRYDVGEPAQHTQMPVALASLRLVTEWGPAATAAHARRLTDRIAEGAAALGFGVAPPHRRSDHIVGLDLAPTGLEPADLAGSLADAHVHVSVRGRAVRVSAHRFNDDEDVDRLLAALAGAVGAQVPA, from the coding sequence GTGCCGCCTGCCGACGACGCCCGGTCCCTGTTCTCGCTGCCCCGGGACGTCGCCTACCTGGACACCTGCTACATGGGCCCGCTGCCGTCGGCGTCGGTCGAGGCGGGGTGGATGGCCCTCGACCGCAAGGCCCACCCCTGGACCGTCGTGGGCGACGACTTCTTCGTCCCGGGCGAGACCTACCGGGGCCTGCTGGCCGACCTGCTCGGCCTCGACGCTGACGGCGTCGCCATCACCCCCTCGGTGAGCTTCGGGCTCTCGACCTTCGCCGCCCTGCTGCCGCTGGCCGAGGGGGAGGTCGTGGTGGTCCCGGCCGACGAGTTCCCCTCCAACCTGAACCCCTGGACGGTGGCGGCCGACCGGGCCGGGGCGACGGTCGTGCGGGTGCCGCGCCCCGCCGACGGCGACATCACCGCCTCGTTGGAGCAGGCGGTGGCCGACCACGGCGACCGCGTCGCGCTGGTGGCCTCGCCGCCGTGCCACTGGACCGACGGGACCCCGATCGACCTCGTGCGCGTCGGCGCCGCCGCCCGCTCGGTGGGCGCCGCCCTCGCCGTCGACGTGTGCCAGAGCCTGGGCGGGGTGCCCTTCGACGGGGCCGCGGTGCGGCCCGACGTGGTCGCCGGGGCCACCTACAAGTGGCTCCTCGGTCCCTACTCCATGGGCTTCGCCTGGTTCGCGCCCCGCTGGCGCGAGGGCGAGCCGCTCGACCACGGCTGGTCCGGCCGGGCCGGCGCCGAGGACTTCGCCGCCCTCACCCAGCCGTCGGAGGGCTACCGCCCCGGCGCCCGTCGCTACGACGTGGGCGAGCCCGCCCAGCACACCCAGATGCCGGTGGCCCTGGCCTCGCTCCGGCTGGTGACGGAGTGGGGGCCGGCGGCGACGGCGGCCCACGCCCGGCGCCTCACCGACCGCATCGCGGAGGGTGCCGCCGCCCTCGGCTTCGGCGTGGCGCCGCCCCACCGGCGGTCGGACCACATCGTCGGGCTCGACCTGGCGCCCACCGGCCTGGAGCCCGCCGACCTGGCCGGCTCCCTCGCCGACGCCCACGTCCACGTGAGCGTCCGGGGTCGTGCCGTGCGCGTGTCGGCCCACCGCTTCAACGACGACGAGGACGTGGACCGCCTCCTCGCCGCGCTGGCCGGTGCCGTCGGGGCCCAGGTGCCGGCATGA
- a CDS encoding class I SAM-dependent methyltransferase, whose protein sequence is MSLRDALFARVYDRAVAPAEEACFQDWRADLLAGLSGTVVEVGAGTGANLSHYPAAVERLVLTEPTPAMLRQLRDHLDRVDPGIDVEVHRASASSLPVGDDEADAVVTTLVLCSVPDQAAVLAEARRVLRPGGRLLFLEHVAAEDRPDRLKWQRRLDRPWSFACAGCHLTRRTEAAIAGAGFALGEVTHESARKASPLVRPTIRGTATAPA, encoded by the coding sequence ATGAGCCTGCGCGACGCCCTGTTCGCCCGCGTCTACGACCGGGCCGTGGCCCCGGCCGAGGAGGCCTGCTTCCAAGACTGGCGGGCCGACCTCCTGGCCGGCCTGTCCGGCACCGTCGTGGAGGTCGGCGCCGGCACCGGGGCCAACCTGTCCCACTACCCGGCGGCGGTCGAGCGGCTGGTCCTCACCGAGCCCACCCCCGCCATGCTGCGCCAGCTGCGCGACCACCTCGATCGCGTCGACCCGGGCATCGACGTCGAGGTCCACCGGGCCTCGGCCTCCTCCCTGCCGGTGGGCGACGACGAGGCCGACGCCGTGGTCACCACCCTCGTGCTGTGCTCGGTGCCCGACCAGGCCGCGGTGCTGGCCGAGGCCCGCCGGGTGCTGCGCCCCGGGGGGCGGCTGCTCTTCCTGGAGCACGTGGCCGCCGAGGACCGGCCCGACCGGTTGAAGTGGCAGCGCCGCCTCGACCGGCCGTGGTCCTTCGCCTGCGCCGGCTGCCACCTCACCCGCCGGACCGAGGCGGCCATCGCCGGGGCCGGCTTCGCCCTGGGCGAGGTCACCCACGAGAGCGCCCGCAAGGCCAGCCCCCTCGTCCGCCCCACCATCCGCGGCACCGCGACAGCCCCGGCCTGA